The following proteins come from a genomic window of Populus nigra chromosome 6, ddPopNigr1.1, whole genome shotgun sequence:
- the LOC133697317 gene encoding uncharacterized protein LOC133697317 produces the protein MTENCPNQRKNSETERQMQAKNKGTTAYLPRRCHKNRPNQNGGNKMKEKLEFDLENKDIIHMDDVHFNAIFNEDLDDDHENIMERVVDHINYRGDYNSGGSSGDADDGTNDDDDDKDDDDDSDEDDESFWRQEFDMKMLVVCTAGAKHYQKFA, from the exons ATGACAGAGAATTGCCCAAACCAGAGGAAAAACAGCGAAACAGAGAGGCAAATGCAGGCAAAAAACAAGGGCACCACCGCCTACCTTCCTCGTCGCTGCCACAAGAACCGCCCGAACCAGAACGGTGGAAACAAGATGAAGGAAAAACTAGAATTTGATCTGGAAAACAAAGA CATTATACATATGGATGATGTGCATTTTAATGCAATATTCAATGAAGATTTGGATGATGATCATGAAAACATAATGGAGCGTGTTGTTGATCACATTAACTATCGTGGTGATTATAACAGCGGTGGCTCAAGCGGGGATGCTGATGATGGGACAAATGATGACGATGACGACAAAGATGACGATGATGATagtgatgaggatgatgaaTCATTTTGGAGGCAagaatttgatatgaaaatgtTAGTTGTGTGCACAGCTGGGGCaaaacactaccagaaattcgcttaA